A region of Pseudarthrobacter sp. NIBRBAC000502770 DNA encodes the following proteins:
- a CDS encoding cystathionine gamma-synthase: MTASGNQGFNTRAVHAGQAFEPRTGAVVPPLHFSSTYAQDGIGGLRSGYEYGRGGNPTRDALQEQLAALELGTHAYSFSSGLAAEDALIRALTRPGDHIVLGNDAYGGTYRLISRVLGDWGIGNTPVDMANLDRVRHAVAAHKTRFVWVETPSNPLMKITDIVALADIAHDAGALLVVDNTFASPYLQNPLALGADVVVHSTTKYIGGHSDVVGGAVVVKDAELAEKIGFVQFAVGAVSGPMDAFLTTRGLKTLGVRMDRHSENGQAVAEWLLERPEVEAVLYPGLPDHPGHELAKKQMRKFGGMVSVQFKGGEAAARKVAESTSVFTLAESLGGIESLMNYPSEMTHASVKGTELAVPVNLLRLSCGIEDKEDLIADLDQAFSNIP, translated from the coding sequence ATGACTGCCTCTGGAAACCAAGGTTTCAACACCCGCGCCGTCCACGCCGGCCAGGCCTTCGAGCCCCGCACCGGCGCGGTGGTTCCGCCGCTGCACTTCAGTTCCACCTACGCCCAGGACGGCATCGGCGGCCTGCGCAGCGGCTACGAATACGGGCGCGGCGGCAACCCCACGCGGGACGCGCTGCAGGAACAGCTCGCGGCGCTGGAACTGGGCACCCACGCCTACAGCTTCAGTTCCGGGCTCGCCGCGGAGGACGCCCTCATCCGCGCGCTCACCCGCCCCGGCGACCACATTGTGCTGGGCAACGACGCCTACGGCGGCACCTACCGGCTCATCAGCCGGGTGCTGGGGGACTGGGGGATCGGCAACACTCCGGTGGACATGGCCAACCTTGACCGGGTCCGCCATGCGGTGGCCGCGCACAAGACCCGGTTCGTGTGGGTGGAAACGCCGTCCAACCCGCTGATGAAGATCACCGACATTGTGGCGCTCGCCGACATCGCGCACGACGCCGGGGCCCTCCTGGTGGTCGACAACACCTTCGCGTCCCCCTACCTCCAAAACCCGCTCGCCCTCGGTGCCGACGTTGTGGTCCACTCCACCACCAAGTACATCGGCGGCCACTCGGACGTCGTGGGTGGGGCCGTCGTGGTCAAGGACGCGGAACTGGCGGAGAAGATCGGCTTCGTGCAGTTCGCCGTCGGTGCGGTGTCCGGCCCCATGGATGCGTTCCTCACCACCCGCGGCCTGAAGACCCTGGGCGTGCGGATGGACCGGCACAGCGAGAACGGGCAGGCCGTGGCCGAGTGGCTGCTGGAGCGCCCCGAGGTGGAGGCTGTCCTGTACCCGGGCCTGCCGGACCACCCCGGCCACGAGCTCGCCAAAAAGCAGATGCGCAAGTTCGGCGGCATGGTCTCCGTCCAGTTCAAGGGCGGTGAGGCAGCCGCCCGCAAGGTGGCCGAGTCCACCTCCGTCTTCACCCTGGCGGAGTCCCTCGGCGGCATCGAGTCGCTCATGAACTACCCGTCCGAAATGACTCACGCTTCGGTCAAGGGCACGGAACTGGCCGTTCCCGTGAACCTGCTGCGCCTGTCCTGCGGCATTGAGGACAAGGAAGACCTGATCGCGGACCTGGACCAGGCTTTCTCGAACATCCCGTAA
- a CDS encoding cystathionine beta-synthase, with protein sequence MKYAQSILDLIGNTPLIKLNHVTDGIKATVLVKLEYLNPGGSIKDRIAAQMIEDAEREGKLKPGGTIVEPTSGNTGVGLALVAQQKGYKCVFVVPDKVGEDKRAVLQAYGAEVVVTPTSVPPDSPQSYYGVSDRITRETPGAFKPDQFSNPAAPGSHYKTTGPEIWRDTEGKVTHCVIGAGTGGTITGTGRYLKEVSADRPESDGGVVRIIGADPEGSVYSGGTGRPYFVEGVGEDMWPANYDKTIPDDVIAVSDADSFAMTRRLAREEGLLVGGSSGMAVVAALQAAKDLPESAVVVVILPDSGRGYLAKIFNDQWMRSYGFLSGGEETSVGEVIKSKNGELPDLVHIHPNESVRDVINIMNEFGVSHIPVLSQEPPVVMGEVLGAVDERTLTAKLFRGEAKLTDKISEHMGPKLPVIGSLETISAARELLSDADTLMVTFVGAPVGILTRHDLLAYLSN encoded by the coding sequence ATGAAGTACGCCCAGTCCATCCTGGACCTCATCGGCAATACGCCGCTCATCAAACTGAACCACGTGACCGACGGGATCAAAGCCACCGTCCTGGTCAAACTGGAGTACCTGAACCCCGGCGGTTCCATCAAGGACCGCATCGCGGCGCAGATGATCGAGGACGCCGAACGCGAGGGCAAGCTGAAGCCGGGCGGCACGATCGTGGAGCCAACGTCCGGCAACACCGGCGTAGGCCTGGCCCTGGTGGCGCAGCAAAAAGGCTACAAGTGCGTCTTCGTGGTCCCGGACAAGGTAGGCGAGGACAAGCGTGCCGTGCTGCAGGCCTACGGCGCCGAAGTGGTGGTCACGCCCACCTCCGTTCCACCGGACAGCCCGCAAAGCTACTACGGCGTCTCGGACCGGATCACCCGCGAGACCCCGGGCGCCTTCAAACCGGACCAGTTCTCCAACCCCGCCGCGCCCGGCAGCCACTACAAGACCACCGGCCCGGAGATCTGGCGGGACACCGAGGGCAAGGTCACGCACTGCGTCATCGGCGCCGGCACCGGCGGCACCATCACCGGGACCGGCCGGTACCTCAAGGAGGTCTCGGCTGACAGGCCGGAGTCCGACGGCGGGGTGGTCCGGATCATCGGCGCGGACCCGGAAGGTTCTGTCTACTCAGGCGGCACCGGGCGTCCGTACTTCGTGGAGGGCGTCGGGGAGGACATGTGGCCGGCGAATTACGACAAGACCATCCCTGACGACGTCATCGCGGTCTCCGATGCTGACTCGTTTGCCATGACCCGGCGCCTGGCGCGGGAGGAGGGCCTGCTGGTGGGCGGTTCCTCCGGCATGGCCGTGGTAGCCGCACTGCAGGCGGCCAAGGACCTGCCGGAGAGCGCCGTCGTCGTGGTCATCCTGCCCGACTCCGGACGCGGCTACCTGGCCAAGATCTTCAACGACCAGTGGATGCGCTCCTACGGTTTCCTCTCCGGCGGCGAGGAAACCTCCGTGGGGGAGGTCATCAAATCCAAGAACGGCGAACTGCCGGACCTGGTGCACATCCACCCCAACGAGTCGGTGCGCGACGTCATCAACATCATGAACGAGTTCGGCGTCAGCCACATCCCGGTCCTCTCGCAGGAACCGCCCGTGGTCATGGGTGAGGTCCTGGGCGCCGTGGATGAGCGCACCCTGACCGCCAAGCTGTTCCGCGGCGAAGCGAAGCTGACGGACAAGATCTCCGAACACATGGGACCCAAGCTTCCCGTGATCGGCTCACTGGAAACCATCTCCGCGGCACGGGAACTGCTCTCGGACGCGGACACCCTGATGGTCACGTTCGTGGGCGCCCCCGTGGGCATCCTCACCCGGCACGACCTGCTGGCCTACCTCAGCAACTGA
- a CDS encoding SLC13 family permease — translation MQFAWLKATRSYLLPGATLAAGLATLAVGALPLTAFGELAGRTIPILAFVLAMSMVTELVDEAGLFRVVTDRLAALGRGRVFTLWLLVVAVATVATVFLSLDTTAVLVTPVVVLLAVHARIPPLPFALTSIWLANTASLLLPVSNLTNLLAQDRLGLSPWRFAGLVWAPALVGLLVPLALLWLAFRRDLRGTYGPQPARPVRDRTLLKAAGITLVVLLPALVSGLPVQYPALAAAAVLVAVFLRRRPSALRWSMVPWRPLMLTVGLFMLMEALHAHGLTTLLAGVAGTGDSLPALLQLAGLGAGAANAANNLPAYLALEPVAGSPARLAALLIGVNLGPLVTPWASLATLLWHERLRVLNVPIRWGGFAAAGLVAVVLTVPLAVLALWAVSGMP, via the coding sequence ATGCAGTTCGCATGGCTGAAAGCCACCCGCAGCTACCTGCTGCCCGGCGCAACCCTGGCGGCAGGCCTGGCCACCCTCGCCGTCGGTGCCCTCCCCCTCACGGCCTTCGGCGAACTGGCCGGACGCACCATTCCCATCCTGGCCTTCGTGCTGGCCATGTCCATGGTGACCGAACTGGTGGATGAGGCAGGACTTTTCCGAGTGGTGACGGACCGCTTGGCCGCCCTGGGCAGGGGCCGCGTTTTCACCCTGTGGCTGCTGGTGGTGGCAGTGGCCACGGTGGCCACCGTGTTCCTGTCCCTGGACACCACCGCGGTGCTGGTCACACCCGTGGTGGTCCTGCTGGCCGTCCATGCCCGGATCCCGCCGCTGCCGTTCGCGTTGACCAGCATCTGGCTGGCCAATACCGCCTCCCTGCTGCTGCCCGTGTCCAATCTGACCAACCTCCTGGCGCAGGACCGGCTGGGCCTGAGCCCTTGGCGCTTCGCCGGGCTGGTGTGGGCTCCGGCACTGGTTGGCCTGCTGGTCCCCCTTGCCCTGCTGTGGCTGGCGTTCCGGCGGGACCTGCGCGGAACCTACGGTCCCCAGCCTGCCCGTCCTGTCCGCGACCGGACCCTGCTGAAAGCCGCGGGGATCACGCTGGTGGTCCTGCTGCCCGCGCTGGTGTCCGGACTGCCGGTCCAGTACCCGGCACTGGCCGCCGCCGCCGTCCTGGTGGCGGTCTTCCTCCGGCGCCGGCCCTCGGCCCTGCGGTGGTCCATGGTGCCCTGGCGGCCGCTGATGCTGACGGTTGGGCTGTTCATGCTGATGGAGGCCCTGCACGCGCACGGCCTCACCACCCTGCTGGCGGGTGTGGCCGGGACCGGGGACAGCCTGCCTGCCCTCCTGCAGCTGGCCGGCCTGGGCGCCGGCGCGGCGAACGCGGCCAACAACCTTCCCGCCTACCTGGCCCTGGAACCGGTGGCGGGGTCGCCCGCCAGGCTCGCTGCACTGCTGATCGGGGTCAACCTGGGACCGCTGGTGACGCCGTGGGCGTCGCTGGCCACCCTGCTGTGGCATGAGCGGCTCCGGGTATTGAACGTGCCCATCAGGTGGGGCGGGTTCGCAGCGGCGGGACTGGTGGCGGTGGTCCTGACTGTGCCGCTCGCGGTGCTGGCACTGTGGGCCGTGTCCGGGATGCCCTGA
- a CDS encoding DUF1304 family protein, which yields MSTVIQVLAVITGITLITVGLLEAFRYTDQRLHPIFLIRPEDTSAVRLWTINVGFYNIVWGLFGISGVVLANAGQVTVGRTIVAMMSVAHAILGVVLIISEPRLWISGIGQAFLPAVILWLMFVG from the coding sequence TTGAGTACGGTCATCCAGGTGCTTGCAGTCATCACCGGGATAACCCTTATCACTGTGGGCCTGCTGGAAGCTTTCCGGTACACGGACCAGCGCCTCCATCCCATCTTCCTGATCAGGCCGGAAGATACTTCCGCTGTGCGCCTTTGGACCATCAACGTGGGGTTCTACAACATCGTCTGGGGTTTGTTCGGGATATCCGGGGTGGTCCTCGCCAATGCCGGTCAGGTCACGGTGGGCCGGACCATCGTGGCCATGATGTCCGTTGCCCACGCCATCCTCGGCGTCGTGCTGATCATCAGTGAACCCCGGCTGTGGATCAGCGGCATCGGCCAGGCGTTCCTCCCTGCCGTAATCCTCTGGCTGATGTTCGTGGGATAA
- a CDS encoding VOC family protein, with translation MGGVVHFEIPADDQMRARKFYQEALGWRIEPVPGMDYSMVITTDMDDAGQSTTPGAINGGMMAREGQITSPVITIDVPDIDSTLKSVEESGGSVLIPKNEVPGMGCTAYFKDPEGNVLGLWENLPGNEGGA, from the coding sequence ATGGGCGGAGTAGTGCATTTCGAGATTCCCGCGGACGACCAGATGCGGGCAAGGAAGTTCTACCAGGAGGCCTTGGGCTGGCGGATCGAACCGGTGCCGGGCATGGATTACAGCATGGTCATCACCACGGACATGGACGACGCCGGCCAGTCAACAACGCCAGGGGCCATCAACGGCGGGATGATGGCCCGCGAAGGACAGATCACCAGCCCGGTCATCACCATCGATGTGCCGGATATCGACTCAACACTGAAGTCCGTCGAGGAATCCGGCGGTTCGGTCCTGATACCCAAGAACGAAGTTCCCGGCATGGGCTGCACGGCCTACTTCAAGGATCCCGAGGGCAACGTGTTGGGTCTCTGGGAGAACCTCCCCGGAAACGAGGGCGGCGCATAG